One part of the Pecten maximus chromosome 1, xPecMax1.1, whole genome shotgun sequence genome encodes these proteins:
- the LOC117329945 gene encoding LOW QUALITY PROTEIN: mitochondrial glycine transporter B-like (The sequence of the model RefSeq protein was modified relative to this genomic sequence to represent the inferred CDS: deleted 1 base in 1 codon) — protein MEVSPILKSFLAGTVSGSCSTLLFQPLDLVKTRIQTSVTFGSPGMVTVAHAVVRQDKLLGLWKGLMPSFSRAVPGIGVYFSSIHYIRSKYGSEKPSLLESAMTGMCARANSGIVVIPFTVLKTRYESGLFNYGNGVTKALVLTYRTEGCRALISGLSPTLMRDVPFSGLYLMFYTYFKQIVNDHTADESKRPALHFICGLNAGMLASLVTQPADVVKTLMQLDPKKHAKVFETSRYVFEKYGVHGFMRGIVPRTLRRSLMAALAWTVYDGVSRRFGLKG, from the exons ATGGAAGTT TCACCAATTCTGAAATCGTTCCTTGCCGGAACGGTAAGTGGGTCCTGCTCTACTTTGCTGTTTCAACCGTTGGACCTCGTGAAAACTCGTATTCAGACTTCAGTTACTTTTGG ATCTCCGGGAATGGTGACAGTGGCACATGCTGTTGTCCGCCAAGATAAACTCCTTGGGCTGTGGAAAGGATTGATGCCC TCATTTTCAAGGGCAGTTCCTGGTATAGGAGTCTACTTCTCATCTATTCATTACATCAGAAGTAAATATGG ATCGGAGAAGCCTTCTTTGCTGGAGTCTGCGATGACAGGAATGTGTGCCAGAGCGAAT TCTGGCATTGTAGTCATCCCATTTACTGTGCTCAAAACTAGATACGAG AGTGGACTTTTCAACTACGGTAATGGTGTGACCAAAGCGTTGGTTTTGACCTACAGAACAGAAGGCTGTCGTG CCTTGATCTCTGGTCTCTCTCCAACATTGATGAGAGATGTTCCATTCTCTGGGTTGTACCTGATGTTCTACACCTACTTCAAACAGATTGTGAATGACC ATACTGCTGATGAGTCCAAGCGCCCTGCTCTTCATTTCATATGTGGATTGAATGCAGGAATGTTGGCTTCCCTCGTTACGCAACCTGCTGATGTTGTCAAAACCCTTATGCAACTAGACCCTAAAAAACATGCCAAAGTATTTGAAACATCTAGATATGTGTTTGAG AAATATGGTGTGCATGGGTTTATGAGGGGCATTGTTCCAAGGACCCTTCGGAGAAGTCTAATGGCTGCTCTAGCCTGGACAGTTTATGATGGG GTCTCTCGCAGGTTTGGACTGAAAGGATAA